In Erigeron canadensis isolate Cc75 chromosome 8, C_canadensis_v1, whole genome shotgun sequence, the DNA window GTACAAATCAGTATTATACAAGTGTAGTACGTTAATTAAAACAAATGGTACGAATACTTTCCATTTAATATACCGATAGTTTACATTTGAGGATTTACAGAAATTTACAAACAGTAACGTATATGTATAGTTTGTATATGTATAGTTTTGGGTGGATTTAGTCTCATCATTACTACAATCAAAAACAAGAATTTGAGGGAATGTGTGTGGGGATGAGAATTTGTTTCCCCACCATTTGGCCTTAACAAATAGTACAgaattatctttttctttttttcccatCACCTTTTTCCAAAAACACACATAATTATTCCTGATAGAAAATCTGTCTCCATATATGAGCAACTTTGTCATGCAAGAATTTCATGCAACTCTTAATCTTGATTATTTTCCCATTTTTGTTACCTATATCTTCTTGGATCAATAAGAGAGATCCTTACtagaaaaatattaataaaaaaattaacattttcAAGTATAAAAAAAAGGGGCATGGCATGGCATGGCATGGCATGGCAAGGCAATATGGCATGGCATATGTCAGTCAAAAAACATATTGTTGTTTAACCATAGTCCAAAAGAATGGAGCAAATACTTTACCCTGTTTGATCAGTAGTATGTCTATATCCTGGCAATCACTGAAACGGCGTCGTTTAGTTCATTGTCAAGGCACTTCTCATCAGAACAACACAGCTATGAACACCTATTGGCACATACCATCCATAGCTTTAAAagctataaatatatatatatatatgggaaaagatACCCTATAGTCAGCAGTAATAAGGTGTATTTTACTCCAGTAGTGTATGTATCTATGTCTATTTAGATAGACCCATGCATAAAGAGTGATATAGACATTGACAATTGTATAGCCTCcaaaaacttgtatatatatcaaacctATATATATTGTGGTCTACTGTTTATGATTTGTGACCTTAACAACTGGACTGTTTTGTCTTTTTTTGCTTCTTGTGAAGAAAATCTTTgctagtttatttttttttctctctctctgtTGCAGTTCACTGACCATCAAACTGCAGGCCTTGTTGTTTTATAACTTTCATTCAATTTaatttatgtgtgtatataataCTAGTATATAATTTACTAGTAACATGATCAAGAAAAGGTGTGAGGGttcaagattcaaacttttaGTATATCCTATTCCTATCTTGAAAGTTTATATCCTTGTGCTGTTAACTTAATTATCATACACACCAACATAACTAATTAACTATACTATTGAGGTTTATGGAGCACCATTAGAATAGATTCAAACCTGTAACCCTTATATCAAAGTCCACGTTGAGCAGGTCAACTGAACTTTTGCGAGAAATGGTGGTTACTTGATCTATAACCGAGTGGTTGATTACTAATACTATGGTATATCAAATATTGTTTAATCTTAAAATGTTTATTAGTTTATAATGTAATGATGAGGAGGAGGAGATTAGAACTTTTGAGGATTGCTTAAAAGAACTGCTCACTGCAGTCTTCTGCGGGTATTTGGGCTCTACCTGGATGGTATATTGAGTAGGTTAAGATGTAAACAGATACTTCTACCTAGGTAGAAAGGCTGCTTTCGAGTTCAACCTAAATGGTATAAAAAGACTTTTGGCCTTTACATAGGATGAGAATCAAATATCGATCTGACTCTGTCTCTATAAATTTTGAGGATTGCTTATTCTAACACGTTACCATGccttttttaatgatattttgtcttataaaataaatggattttcagtttttaaaagAATGATTTAGCTTGTTTATGTATTTCAATACacagaaaaaaagaaattgataagCATTTAAGTAGCTGGattctttgttttactttaaagaATGGAATCCATAAGgaccataatcatatttttggtGACCACAAAGAATAAGATCTTTGACCTTTTTTATGATCCTTTTAGTACGTACATACGGAGGATTACGTTAAACATGGATAGGGATGAAATAAAGAGTCTAAAGAATATACCAAAATCTGCACATTATTATACATAACATAACTTGTATCTATATATCCAATAGTTACACataaaagcaaaagaaaaaaataaagagtgagtgagtgagtgagtgagagaaagaaaataattaaaagaaaagcaaaagaGGTGGTCTTTCTTACGCACGGATCCCAATAGGTGCAGGAAGGATGCCAGCagcatatatattgtttactgtAAAACTCATTCTTTTTGTATAAGTTTAAAGGAACTTGCTTTGTTCTCCTTTAGAAATCTTTTTCAGAGTGTGATTAACAACATTTAACATATTCTTCTAGTGAGTTTgtgctttctttctttctttgttttattttttattttactatactaccttttctttatatatattttataaatacataCTACACATTCTGTTTCTATAAGTTTCAAAAATGGAGGGAAAGCAAAGTATGATTAGTTTACTATCTTACCCAATCATTGATTAAGCTTTGCCATCAAgaacaaccaaaaaaaaaaaaccaaaacttgCTTTGGGTAAACAAGTCCTAGCTCCTTTTTCTTTATTCCAAGTGTGAAAGTAAGTTAAAGATTCATACAAAAATATGAAGTCTATGATCAACAACAATAATGACAACAACAATGGCAACAACAACAAtgacaaaaacaacaacaacaactggtTAGGTTTCTCTCTTTCTCCTCATATGAACACAAACACTTCAAGAAATAGTCAAATGGAAGGCTCACCACCTCCTCCTTGTTCTAATTCTACTTCAAACCCCATAAATTATTTCAATCTTCCATCTCATTTCAACTACTCAAACATCTATGGAGTTGAAAGTGATCAAAATGGTAATAATGGAATTTACTCTGCATTTCCTATAATGCCCTTGAAGTCAGATGGTTCACTTTGTTTAATGGAAGCCATCACTAGAACACATTCACaaggtatattatatatattgtgtctttctatttgtttgtttgtttttgtgaatAAATGTGCttccttttatattatattgttgtTGTGTGTTTTAGGCATGGTAAGTTCAACAACACCAAAACTTGAGAATTTTTTTGGTGGTGTAACAATGGGGACCCCTGACTATGGCAGAGGAGGTCATGGAGGAGCTACAATGGGTCtttgtttagataataataatcataatcataatcataataatagtaCTACAACAATGTACTATAATAACCATAATCACCCTGACCATAATACTAGACTTGAAGCCCAACATTACCAACATCATCAACAAGACTATTCTAGTTTTAGACCAATGTATgttcaacaacaacaagaacaacaacaaggGGTGATCAAAGAAGCCCAGATTGGTGATTTTCATCATTTACCAAGTATTGGTgaagatgttgttgatgatgatataaATGGCATGAAAAACTGGATTTCAAGAAACTATCATtctagtggtggtggtggtaatgctGACCATGGTGATTTGCAGTCACTAAGTTTGTCAATGAGTTTTGGTTGTTCACAACAGTCAACCACATGTGTGGCTGCTGCACCACCACATCATCAGCAAATTATACCTGCTGCTGCTGCTCCTGTTTCTGGTTCTGTTCCTGCAAATATTGTCACTGATTGTGCTGTGATGGATTCCAAAAAAAGAGGGTCAGAGAAAGTTGACCAACAGAAACAAATTGTTCATAGGAAATCTATAGATACATTTGGTCAAAGAACCTCTCAGTATAGAGGTGTTACAAGGTTCATTCTTCTTatcttttttgttatattaaGTTTATATCCAATCCTGCCATAAGTAGAGTTTAGTAatgtaaaagattttttttttttttttttggtttgataaATCAGGCATAGATGGACTGGTAGATATGAAGCACATTTGTGGGATAACAGTTGTAAGAAAGAAGGGCAAAGCAGGAAGGGAAGACAAGGTTAgatatgaaaacaaaaacataataattatttagTATTGACTTTTATATTATTGGCACCTTTGACTCATGATTACTTCAAATTCTTACcggttattttgtttttttgttttgtttgctggattcaacactttgctTTTGCTTCAGTTTATCTAGGTATGTCTTAATTTCTTGCATGTATTATGAACAATTTAGCAAAAACACACTTATTTTTAAGCATTTGAATATTGTCTATTTTGAGCACATGAACTTTTAAGCATTATAAAGTATGTACTCTCCAAGACATCAAAATGCACCAAAACATAGAAATgaacttctttattttttttctgtaAATTTTAGGTGGTTATGATATGGAAGAGAAAGCTGCTAGAGCTTATGATTTAGCTGCACTTAAGTATTGGGGTCCTGCGACTCACATCAATTTTCCGGTATAATTAACTCTCCGAAATTTCTGAAACTTGCTATTTTATgatgtttttgtatatacttaTGTATATATGACATAGTTGGAGAACTATGAACAAGAAGTTGTGGAAATGAAGAACATGTCTAGACAAGAATATGTTGCTCATTTGAGAAGgtattataactttttaaactcccatttttaaacaattaagtccataattttaaaactttttttttatatcataatgTTTTTCAGGAGAAGCAGTGGTTTCTCTAGGGGAGCCTCAGTCTATAGAGGAGTAACAAGGTCTAGAAATGATCTTATACTTCAAAAGTACATTATGTATGTCCATAACTTTCATAAAAATAGTACTATCATAGTTTATCTAAAATGGTTTCGTTTCGTGTTTCAGGCACCATCAACATGGTCGATGGCAAGCTCGGATCGGCCGTGTGGCCGGGAACAAAGATCTTTATTTGGGCACATTCAGTAAGTTAACTTGTAATCTTATGCCAAAAAATATTTAGTGTTACTGTTGTAATTGTCCTTTATATAAAAGTGTACATGACCAACAGACAAAATGTGAATGCTTTCAAAATACTCCCATGCCAGACTTAAAAATCTCTgaaaatcttgacctttaagATGATAGATGGATGATCAAAGCTGCTTTTGTCAACAAAATAAGgctgattatttttttttatttattaagagCATCTTCTCTGTGACTACCTTCCATCCAATGGCCAATGCATGTTTTTATGTCATTTATGTTTTTTCTgcatttttcagtttttggtacAAAGTCACAAAAGCTATATGTTTAAGTAGGACCCCAAATTGTACATTATttgtttttcaaacttttattcACAAAATGTGAATTTATTTGACAGGCACCCAAGAGGAGGCTGCTGAGGCTTATGATGTGGCTGCAATTAAATTCCGTGGT includes these proteins:
- the LOC122579281 gene encoding AP2-like ethylene-responsive transcription factor ANT translates to MKSMINNNNDNNNGNNNNDKNNNNNWLGFSLSPHMNTNTSRNSQMEGSPPPPCSNSTSNPINYFNLPSHFNYSNIYGVESDQNGNNGIYSAFPIMPLKSDGSLCLMEAITRTHSQGMVSSTTPKLENFFGGVTMGTPDYGRGGHGGATMGLCLDNNNHNHNHNNSTTTMYYNNHNHPDHNTRLEAQHYQHHQQDYSSFRPMYVQQQQEQQQGVIKEAQIGDFHHLPSIGEDVVDDDINGMKNWISRNYHSSGGGGNADHGDLQSLSLSMSFGCSQQSTTCVAAAPPHHQQIIPAAAAPVSGSVPANIVTDCAVMDSKKRGSEKVDQQKQIVHRKSIDTFGQRTSQYRGVTRHRWTGRYEAHLWDNSCKKEGQSRKGRQVYLGGYDMEEKAARAYDLAALKYWGPATHINFPLENYEQEVVEMKNMSRQEYVAHLRRRSSGFSRGASVYRGVTRHHQHGRWQARIGRVAGNKDLYLGTFSTQEEAAEAYDVAAIKFRGVNAVTNFDISRYNVEKIIASNTLLAGELARRTKVIDPTTELLSDQQVHDNEPKDPLTEPTTNRNMLDWKMTLYDQNATGPGLEGDESSKLGPHLSNASSLVTSLSSSREDSPERNNNNLLPMGLETPPSASKFLGTSSGNAWIPTAVTRPHIPVYAAWTDA